The genomic segment CCGAAAGGCTGTCGCACGTCGTCCAGGTACCCGGCAGCCGGCACGCATACGGGGCGCAGGGCCATGCTCAGGCCGCCCGGCATGGGCAGAAGAATGTCGCCCGCCGTCGGCCTGGGGTTGGAAACCTGCAGCGCGTCCGGCAGGTCGCTTTTGCCGGTCAGTTGCAGGGCAAGGCTTTCGCCGGGCAGGCACAGGCGTAGGCCCGCGCCGATAAGCAGAAGGACTAAGGCAAAGATCCGGGTGCGGGCAGCGTCACACGTCACGGCGCAGCACCTCTGCGGGCTGAAGTGAGAGCAATTGCCGGCAGGCTGCCCCGCCACAAAGGCAGGCCAGAACAAGAGCGCCGCCATAGAGTAGGCAGACGTGCGCCCCAGGCAGGACGCAGGCCCGCTCTCCTGCCTCCAGCCAGGGCGCGGCGGCCAGGTTGAGCAGCGCGGCGGCGGCGAAATAGAACGCCAGGGAACAGGAAGCCGCCAGCAGGGCAATGAAGGTCATCTGGAGCAAGGGCAGGGCCAGCAGCTCGCGGCGCGTAAGCCCCAGAAGCGCGCCCTGGGCAAAGAAAAGGGCCTTGCGGCGGACATTGGCCACGGCAAGGCTTGCCAGAGAAAAAGCCATGCCCGCCAGCGTAACGCCGCCCACCAGCAGCGCGGTCAGGGTCAGCGCCTGCCGGAGGTTCTGGAGGGTCTCCACTTCGCGGGCGCTGGTATAGGCATCTATGCCCCTGCGCTTCAGGGCGTCGCGGATGGGAATGACGGCTTCCAGGCTGTCCACATACATGCGAAAACCGGCAAAGCTGCGGGGGGCGGGCGTAGGGGGCTTTCCAGCCCAGCCGCGCTCCGGGACGGCAAGCCCGTCCCGGTACTGTTCCATGGCCAGCAGCAGGGCCAGGGGCAGGTAGACACGCTTTTTCCAGTCAGCGGCGTCGGGCAGGATGGCGTGTACGCGCGTGGTGAGCGCTACGCTTTGCGGGCGGCCTTCCAGGCGGCGGGTGACGTGCAGGGTCAGGGGGGAGCCCGGCGCAACGCCGGGCAGAGCGCGCGCCAGTTCCCTGGTGATGACGGCGTCCTCCCCCGTTGGAACGGAGGCGTAGCGCGCCAGCAGGGGGTCGCCCTGGGCGGTGGGGAGTACATCTGCTGTAACCGGGGGGCGGCCCTGGCGCGCAATGAGCACGCTGCTCGCCAGAGTGCGGGTAAGGGGCACGATAAAGGCCACGGAGGGCAGCGTGCCCAGGGCGGCGATGTCCGCTTCCGTATAGCGCTGACTGCTGTAAGGGTTGACGGACAAGACCGCGGGGTTGTCGAGCAAGCGTTGCGCGAGTGCGGTTATGACGCCCGTACGCAGTCCGCCAAGGAGGAGGAGCGGCGTGAGGGCGGCGGCAAAAGCCAGAATTGCACACAGCGACAAGGCGCGCTCGTGCCGGAAATCCTGCCAGGCGATGCGGCTCAAAAGGGCGAACTGCTTGCCCTTGGGGGGCGGCGGGCAGGCGGCGTTTGTTTGCTGCCTTGTTGCGGGCCTTGGCGCGGGTGCGGTCTGCGGCGCGGCGGCGGTTTCCATATGCGGGGGCAGAGAAAGCCGGTAGCGGATTGCGGCAGGGGCGGCATCAGGCAGCGCCCGCACGGCAAGGGCGGGAATTTTTGTGGCGGCAAGCAGGGCGTGGTCGTGGCTGACCACCAGCAGGGCCGCCCCGGACCTGCGCGCGCCTTGCAGCAGCAGCGTCATGGTGGTCAGGGCGGTTTCGGGGTCCAGGGCCGAGGTGGGTTCATCGGCCAGGAGCAGCCGTGGCTGGTGGGCCAAAGCTCTGGCCACGGCCGTGCGCTGGCGTTCGCCATAGGAGAGCGCTTCGGGCAGGCTTTGGGCCACATGCTGCAGGCCAAGAAATTCCAGCAGCTCGTCCACCCGGCGGGTAAGCGCGGCAGGGTTTTCCTGTCCTGTAAGGTGCAGCGGCAGGGCGATATTGTCCCGGACCGTCAGGAAAGGATACAGCCCCCCGGCCTGGTGGACAAAACCCAGATGCCTGCGCCGTATGGCGGCCAGTTGCTGCGGTGCGCGCGCCCAGACGGCGGCCAGATCGCAGGTGCGGCTCCCATTGCGCAGCAAAAAGCGCGCAGCCGTCGTGGGGCGCGTCAGCAGGGCCAGCATTTCCAGAAGTGTGCTTTTGCCGCAGCCGCTGGGCCCGGTTATGCCTATGGCCTCGCCCGGCGCGAGTTCCAGGCGCGTGATATCCACGCAGAAAACCGGCTGCCTGGCCGTATGGCACTTGCAAAGGTCGTGGATTTCCAGCAGCGGGAGCGCCATGCAACAACCCTTGATGCTTAGGGCAAGGAAGTCAGGGGGACGCGGTAGAGGGCCTCAGCCGGGTCGGCTATGCCGAACGATGCCCAATTGTCGGCATCATTATGATATTCCGCATACAGGCGCAGTTTGGCTTCCAGAGCATAGATGAGTTCGTCCTGTTCACGCGCGCTCATGGCCAGCCACCGTTCTTCAGTAAGGTGCATCACCTGGCTTTTGTACGGCAGGCCTGCCAGGAATTCCGGCAGCAGCCCTTGAGCGCAGAGGTTTTCCCCTGCCGCGCGCTGCAGGCGTTCTGGGTCGCACAGGGTTTGGGACGAAAGTGAAATGACGCGCTGGAAAAGGTCTTTGCTGTCGGTCAGGCGTGAAGCGCGGGCGGCGTCGACCAGCAGGCCGATCTGCCTGGCCAGGGTATTGAGCTGACTTTTGTTGAGCAGCACGGCCGCCACGAGCGCATCGGTGGACTTGCCCTGCACAAGGCTGCCCAGGTCTTTGTCCGCCACCCAGGCCTCCATAAGCTGCGGGGCGGTGGTTTTGCGGCGTTCGCCGGCAAATTCCAGATAGGCGGCATAGCCCAGCGCCTCGCCGATATAGGAGGCCATAGCCTCCGGGTCGGGGGCGGCTGCCGCGGCCTGGGGCACGGCGGGCGGCGGCCCTGGTTTGGCGATGGCCGCGCCTTTGGCGGCCTTGGCCACGATCTGCTGCAGCACGTCGACGAGCTTGGCGGCTATCCGGCCGAACTGGCGGCTGGCGGCTTGCGGATCGTTGACGGGCAGGGCGATATAAGCGCTTTTGACGTTGCCGTCCCGCACGGC from the Desulfovibrio legallii genome contains:
- a CDS encoding ABC transporter ATP-binding protein/permease: MALPLLEIHDLCKCHTARQPVFCVDITRLELAPGEAIGITGPSGCGKSTLLEMLALLTRPTTAARFLLRNGSRTCDLAAVWARAPQQLAAIRRRHLGFVHQAGGLYPFLTVRDNIALPLHLTGQENPAALTRRVDELLEFLGLQHVAQSLPEALSYGERQRTAVARALAHQPRLLLADEPTSALDPETALTTMTLLLQGARRSGAALLVVSHDHALLAATKIPALAVRALPDAAPAAIRYRLSLPPHMETAAAPQTAPAPRPATRQQTNAACPPPPKGKQFALLSRIAWQDFRHERALSLCAILAFAAALTPLLLLGGLRTGVITALAQRLLDNPAVLSVNPYSSQRYTEADIAALGTLPSVAFIVPLTRTLASSVLIARQGRPPVTADVLPTAQGDPLLARYASVPTGEDAVITRELARALPGVAPGSPLTLHVTRRLEGRPQSVALTTRVHAILPDAADWKKRVYLPLALLLAMEQYRDGLAVPERGWAGKPPTPAPRSFAGFRMYVDSLEAVIPIRDALKRRGIDAYTSAREVETLQNLRQALTLTALLVGGVTLAGMAFSLASLAVANVRRKALFFAQGALLGLTRRELLALPLLQMTFIALLAASCSLAFYFAAAALLNLAAAPWLEAGERACVLPGAHVCLLYGGALVLACLCGGAACRQLLSLQPAEVLRRDV